From the genome of Pogona vitticeps strain Pit_001003342236 chromosome 10, PviZW2.1, whole genome shotgun sequence, one region includes:
- the CLEC3A gene encoding C-type lectin domain family 3 member A: protein MAQKGFLILFLVSILLLDQTTGQSSHSKARKHSKRRVKEKNGDLKSQINKLWQEVNSLKEMQALQTVCLRGTKVHKKCYLASDGAKHFHEANEDCIAKGGTLAIPRDGDETNALREYTKKSLSGVGDFWLGVTDMVNEGKFVDVNGMVLNYFNWDRSQPNGGKRENCVSFSHSAQGKWVDEVCRTIKRYVCEFLIP, encoded by the exons ATGGCTCAAAAAGGATTTCTGATTCTCTTCCTTGTCTCCATACTTTTGCTGGATCAGACCACTGGCCAGTCTTCCCATTCCAAAGCCAGGAAACACagcaaaaggagggtgaaag AGAAAAATGGTGATCTAAAGAGTCAAATTAACAAGCTTTGGCAAGAGGTAAACTCTTTGAAAGAAATGCAAGCTCTACAAACAg TCTGTCTTCGTGGAACAAAGGTCCATAAGAAATGCTACTTAGCATCTGACGGGGCAAAACATTTCCATGAAGCAAATGAAGACTGCATAGCCAAAGGAGGAACTTTGGCTATCCCCAGGGATGGTGATGAAACCAATGCACTTCGAGAATACACCAAGAAGAGTTTGTCAGGAGTGGGAGATTTTTGGTTGGGTGTCACTGATATGGTCAATGAAGGGAAATTTGTTGATGTCAATGGAATGGTGCTCAACTACTTCAACTGGGACCGGTCACAACCCAATGGAGGGAAGCGTGAAAATTGTGTCTCGTTTTCACATTCAGCTCAAGGAAAGTGGGTGGATGAAGTCTGTCGTACCATCAAACGATATGTCTGTGAATTCCTTATTCCATAG
- the LOC144584405 gene encoding uncharacterized protein LOC144584405, which translates to MDMSAMRKESPKPGFHLKIYGTFRNRYLALACPVSDSKIVRFLRHTLNSTIMKNIFHQSFNAYKMDIEPRVNELTLHHIQCSRRIFEIMLSHRRVTAAFMEGDNVVVTVEGEAARVLNFDTGCGVNLGMRGLESTEELIYKVATAVDKHDIFEALAVKIQHSKQVAEDFKQNGLLATMFE; encoded by the exons ATGGATATGTCTGCTATGAGAAAAGAATCCCCCAAGCCTGGCTTCCATCTGAAGATCTATGGGACGTTCCGCAACCGTTACCTCGCTTTAGCATGTCCTGTTTCAGACTCCAAAATTGTGCGGTTCTTGCGCCACACACTCAATTCTACA ATAATGAAAAATATATTCCACCAGTCTTTCAATGCCTACAAGATGGATATTGAACCCAGGGTAAATGAACTGACTCTTCATCACATCCAGTGCAGCCGCCGCATTTTTGAGATCATGCTCTCCCATCGGCGAGTAACAGCAGCTTTCATGGAGGGAGACAATGTTGTCGTTACCGTCGAAGGAGAAGCTGCTAGAGTGCTGAATTTTGACACTG GCTGTGGAGTTAATCTTGGAATGAGAGGTCTGGAATCAACAGAAGAACTAATCTATAAGGTGGCCACCGCTGTGGACAAGCATGATATCTTTGAAGCACTGGCAGTGAAAATCCAGCATTCGAAGCAAGTGGCAGAAGACTTTAAGCAGAATGGACTGCTTGCTACCATGTTTGAATGA